A genomic stretch from Bifidobacterium sp. ESL0769 includes:
- the rpmB gene encoding 50S ribosomal protein L28: MAARCAVCGKGPQTGYSVSHSHIRNKRTFSPNLQSVRTTIDGQNVRVRVCAKCIKAGKVQRVAA, encoded by the coding sequence ATGGCAGCTCGTTGCGCAGTGTGCGGCAAGGGACCGCAGACCGGTTACAGCGTTTCGCATTCACATATTCGCAATAAGCGCACCTTCAGCCCGAACCTTCAGTCGGTTCGCACCACTATCGACGGACAGAACGTTCGCGTTCGTGTGTGCGCCAAGTGCATCAAGGCTGGTAAGGTTCAGCGCGTGGCCGCGTGA
- a CDS encoding beta-propeller fold lactonase family protein: MNVKNGEKLSVDDISQKLPTIEAAGVASDVPSPSWLLREGDTVFAVLEDTDEVASLRVVYKGANSGGQAGNKSGEFARGSIGGNSGELSGNNSADTSSASARENVDNRFGEVTLREISRVKLPAKSGPTHAAIAVDPMLGRHLITADYADGTVCVLPIGADDVLGPVAQVLHGDPEHHGPLPAQEAPHAHWILPLTDGRVLTTDLGADRIYIHRWQGSCLVRTGFVSLAPGTGPRDMHVLPGPSGKFGESGDWRIAVVDEWGCTVTILEPVGSDVEGSRDSGDDNKDDKDKGAKGQSEEFWVAQTVNLGGDKGKHPDQAASLAFVPDALRLTGSTEDQNTVVSPFSRGFVYVGLRGSERIVTLYWDGSKLSRLADEGDPSWKGRGVQSGGKRPRHLLAVGNMLIAANEVSDNLSLFRVAADGEPVHLGDYPAGSPTAVLPLTGV; the protein is encoded by the coding sequence ATGAATGTCAAAAACGGTGAAAAACTATCTGTTGATGATATTTCGCAGAAGTTGCCAACGATCGAAGCCGCGGGCGTGGCTTCGGATGTGCCATCACCTTCGTGGCTTTTGCGTGAAGGCGATACGGTTTTCGCGGTTCTCGAGGATACCGATGAAGTCGCTTCGTTGCGTGTCGTATATAAAGGAGCGAATTCGGGTGGGCAGGCCGGCAATAAGTCTGGTGAATTTGCTCGTGGAAGCATCGGCGGCAATTCGGGCGAGTTGTCTGGCAATAACTCTGCCGATACATCCAGCGCAAGTGCGCGCGAAAATGTTGACAATCGATTCGGCGAAGTGACGCTTCGCGAAATATCCCGCGTGAAATTGCCTGCGAAATCCGGCCCCACTCATGCCGCCATTGCGGTTGATCCCATGCTCGGACGCCATTTGATTACCGCCGATTACGCGGATGGTACGGTATGCGTTCTGCCGATTGGTGCGGATGACGTTCTGGGTCCAGTGGCGCAGGTGCTGCACGGCGACCCGGAGCACCACGGACCGTTGCCGGCGCAAGAGGCGCCGCACGCCCACTGGATTCTTCCCCTGACCGACGGTCGTGTGCTGACCACTGATTTGGGTGCGGATCGCATCTATATCCATCGCTGGCAGGGTTCGTGTCTGGTTCGCACTGGCTTTGTTTCCTTGGCTCCCGGCACCGGCCCGCGTGACATGCACGTTTTGCCCGGTCCTTCCGGCAAGTTCGGGGAGAGCGGCGACTGGCGTATAGCAGTCGTCGATGAATGGGGTTGTACGGTGACCATTCTCGAACCGGTCGGGTCGGACGTTGAAGGTTCTCGAGATAGTGGGGACGATAATAAGGACGATAAAGATAAAGGAGCGAAAGGCCAGTCGGAGGAATTCTGGGTGGCCCAAACTGTCAACCTCGGTGGCGACAAAGGGAAGCACCCAGATCAGGCTGCCTCCTTGGCCTTTGTGCCCGATGCCCTGCGTCTTACTGGTTCAACGGAAGACCAAAACACTGTGGTCTCGCCGTTCTCACGCGGTTTCGTCTATGTCGGGCTGCGGGGTTCCGAGCGCATCGTGACCCTGTATTGGGACGGCAGCAAGCTGAGCCGTTTGGCCGACGAGGGCGATCCGAGTTGGAAAGGCCGCGGCGTGCAAAGCGGGGGCAAGCGCCCGCGTCACCTTCTGGCTGTCGGCAACATGTTGATCGCAGCCAACGAGGTGAGCGACAATCTGAGCCTCTTCCGTGTGGCAGCTGACGGGGAACCGGTGCATCTCGGCGACTACCCGGCCGGTTCGCCGACCGCGGTGTTGCCCCTGACCGGAGTTTAA
- a CDS encoding TetR/AcrR family transcriptional regulator: MSRPRQDSNQLPATTRMENAFWKLLEERDYPKITVTDIVNLAGVNRNSFYYHYCKLNNLAETAIQHAVEGINRAMPEFTIDPAKAWNGIVMQLIGVPANRIYLDRLALTVSEHGSPFLLFTVHDAIRDGFIEWQHLDRDMTITQNCLLEFSVGGLLALSGMWPKLAKETTVEQWSNLDAAVVARTLYMAVSGDSMPGFWVQMFRSALENSDGSLLKSIAEAESQDKDFKHEVDALLEDLHTMQHQHTDGFRGNAALMGGISHSA, from the coding sequence ATGTCTAGACCCCGACAAGACTCAAATCAATTGCCGGCTACGACGCGCATGGAGAATGCGTTCTGGAAGTTGCTTGAGGAGCGGGATTATCCCAAAATCACCGTCACTGACATAGTCAACCTGGCCGGTGTCAACCGTAACTCTTTCTACTACCATTACTGCAAGCTCAACAATCTCGCCGAAACCGCAATTCAGCATGCCGTCGAAGGAATCAACAGGGCAATGCCCGAATTCACCATCGACCCGGCCAAAGCCTGGAACGGCATCGTTATGCAGCTCATCGGCGTACCGGCCAACCGCATCTATCTCGACCGTCTCGCGTTGACAGTAAGCGAACACGGTTCCCCGTTCCTGCTTTTCACGGTACACGACGCGATTCGCGACGGCTTCATCGAGTGGCAGCATCTCGACCGCGACATGACCATCACCCAGAATTGCCTGTTGGAGTTCTCAGTCGGCGGCCTGCTCGCGCTTTCCGGTATGTGGCCCAAACTCGCCAAGGAGACGACGGTCGAACAGTGGAGCAATCTCGATGCGGCAGTGGTCGCTCGCACGCTCTACATGGCCGTTTCCGGCGACAGCATGCCCGGTTTCTGGGTACAGATGTTCCGCAGTGCACTGGAAAATAGCGACGGTTCCCTGCTCAAGAGCATCGCCGAAGCCGAAAGCCAAGACAAGGACTTCAAGCACGAGGTTGATGCCCTGCTTGAGGACCTTCACACTATGCAGCATCAACATACCGACGGCTTCAGGGGAAACGCCGCGCTTATGGGTGGTATTAGTCACTCTGCTTGA
- a CDS encoding mechanosensitive ion channel domain-containing protein — MDTLLDWLKAHDSRIAFLIIVLAVAFAATKVVSRWLKKLLNHSGIPNASIFVNLSLVAIWTIAVAMVLQPVFGINPTTIVTALGVGGVAISLGLKDTIANIISGFGLMIGHVIHPGDHVRIQNITGTVEDITWRQTVVRERNGNQLIIPNSVLNTSSLERLTREGEACVSVAFAVKPGTDIKMAAKRIASVLKTATANITDRRNPPQINFTGFSPDGVQGEALLFANTGISQDRVRDCAVRALAKEDFII; from the coding sequence ATGGATACATTGCTGGACTGGCTCAAGGCGCACGATAGTCGCATCGCATTTCTGATTATCGTGCTCGCCGTCGCCTTTGCGGCTACAAAAGTCGTTTCGCGATGGCTCAAAAAACTACTTAATCATTCCGGCATTCCCAATGCGTCGATTTTCGTCAACCTTTCGTTGGTGGCGATCTGGACCATTGCCGTGGCTATGGTGCTCCAGCCGGTTTTCGGCATCAATCCGACCACCATCGTCACGGCGCTTGGCGTCGGCGGCGTTGCGATTTCACTGGGTTTGAAAGACACCATCGCCAATATCATCTCCGGATTCGGACTGATGATCGGTCATGTCATTCACCCGGGCGACCACGTGCGTATCCAAAACATCACCGGAACCGTCGAAGACATCACCTGGCGGCAGACGGTGGTGCGCGAGCGCAACGGCAATCAGCTTATTATTCCCAATTCAGTACTCAACACTTCTTCGCTGGAACGGCTTACCCGGGAGGGCGAGGCGTGCGTCAGCGTCGCTTTTGCAGTGAAACCCGGCACCGATATCAAAATGGCTGCAAAGCGTATAGCCAGTGTGCTCAAAACGGCGACAGCGAACATCACCGACCGCAGAAACCCACCGCAAATCAACTTCACCGGCTTCTCACCAGACGGAGTGCAAGGCGAGGCTCTGCTATTCGCCAATACCGGCATCAGCCAGGACCGGGTACGCGATTGCGCCGTGCGCGCGTTGGCGAAGGAAGATTTCATTATCTAG
- a CDS encoding CPBP family glutamic-type intramembrane protease has protein sequence MNDDNRSEEQTSQSGEHEESSASQLPQHQPHSAYHALHAKAQTEQKSQETPQSDRLEDFSAFHRHTSSQTQTNQAESQSQYKPQSAYRTLNEQVRAQSEPQASQPQSWRAETAPSPQYQGQPYNPQTQPNQQSQPQTYQTPQPQLYQQPGQYASQPGYQQFQYQPYQPQYPLNQQPQSQYQQYQQSGLYTQQFGQYSSQQYSQQQYLTYQYPSYPQQQFGSQPQYRQYGQPQYQRYQQPQPQYQYQQPGVSYQYPTQPRYGQQPPAQFARPAFGGYYQPNAAWQAAMSRWLQSARKRFSNIGFALVMVVLVWNVLAAILSGVAALFVDPRKMPMWGQLLIGNGPLYAVAIPLSLLIFRKMPKVKRKTSDMGVGMFFALMAISFPVADIGNWIGNILSGVLSHNQAESSINDLIQRLDPISLLLFTVIIGPIFEEWLFRRLLIDHMQQYGEKTAILVSAFAFGLFHGNLFQFFYAFGFGLLLAYAYVRTGKLRYTIAMHMTFNFFGGFLYEMTFLPMSKSTWATVSVDMFGGIQKAFAAGNGREVTPFLMYLVFDLVMFIAGIVVAVVMRKELVFYRAPEELPAGTRLKTVVGNPGAIVFIVLCIVLMIAALFNV, from the coding sequence ATGAATGACGATAACCGTTCTGAAGAGCAGACTTCGCAGTCGGGCGAGCACGAAGAATCCAGTGCGTCACAGCTGCCGCAACATCAGCCGCATTCGGCGTATCATGCGTTGCACGCCAAAGCACAAACAGAGCAGAAGTCGCAGGAAACTCCGCAATCTGACCGTCTGGAGGATTTCTCTGCATTCCATCGTCATACTTCGTCTCAGACCCAGACAAATCAGGCGGAATCTCAATCTCAATACAAACCGCAATCGGCTTATCGGACATTGAACGAGCAAGTGCGGGCTCAGTCTGAGCCGCAGGCATCGCAGCCGCAGTCTTGGAGAGCTGAAACTGCGCCGTCGCCGCAATATCAAGGTCAGCCTTACAACCCTCAGACCCAGCCGAATCAACAGTCTCAGCCGCAGACATACCAGACGCCCCAGCCGCAGCTGTACCAGCAGCCTGGCCAATATGCTTCGCAGCCCGGTTATCAGCAATTCCAGTACCAGCCGTATCAGCCTCAATATCCACTGAACCAGCAACCCCAGTCGCAATATCAGCAGTACCAGCAGTCTGGTCTATATACGCAGCAGTTTGGCCAATATTCTTCCCAGCAGTACTCGCAGCAGCAATACCTGACATACCAATACCCGTCGTATCCGCAGCAACAGTTTGGATCGCAACCGCAGTACCGACAGTACGGTCAACCGCAGTACCAGCGGTATCAACAGCCCCAACCCCAATACCAGTACCAGCAGCCTGGCGTAAGTTATCAGTACCCCACGCAGCCTCGGTACGGTCAGCAACCGCCTGCGCAATTCGCCCGTCCGGCGTTCGGCGGTTATTACCAGCCCAACGCTGCGTGGCAGGCCGCGATGTCCCGATGGCTTCAGAGTGCGCGCAAACGTTTCTCGAACATTGGCTTCGCCTTGGTCATGGTGGTTCTGGTCTGGAATGTTCTTGCCGCTATTCTTTCTGGAGTTGCGGCGCTATTCGTCGATCCCCGCAAAATGCCGATGTGGGGGCAATTGCTGATCGGTAATGGGCCGCTTTACGCGGTTGCGATTCCATTATCCCTGCTTATCTTCCGTAAGATGCCTAAGGTCAAGCGCAAAACAAGCGATATGGGAGTAGGCATGTTCTTCGCGCTGATGGCCATATCATTCCCGGTGGCGGATATCGGCAACTGGATTGGCAACATCCTTTCAGGCGTGCTTTCGCACAATCAGGCAGAGAGCAGCATCAACGACCTGATTCAACGTCTCGACCCGATAAGCCTTTTGCTTTTCACCGTGATCATCGGCCCGATTTTCGAAGAATGGCTGTTCCGCCGCCTGCTGATTGACCATATGCAACAATATGGCGAGAAAACGGCGATTCTGGTGTCTGCCTTCGCTTTTGGCCTCTTCCACGGCAACCTCTTCCAGTTCTTCTATGCTTTCGGCTTCGGCCTGCTGCTTGCTTACGCCTACGTGCGCACCGGCAAGCTGCGCTATACCATCGCCATGCACATGACGTTCAATTTCTTCGGTGGGTTCCTCTATGAGATGACTTTCCTGCCGATGAGCAAGAGCACGTGGGCCACGGTTTCGGTGGATATGTTCGGTGGGATACAAAAAGCGTTCGCTGCAGGGAATGGTAGGGAAGTCACGCCGTTCCTCATGTATCTCGTTTTCGATCTTGTCATGTTCATTGCGGGCATCGTCGTCGCTGTGGTCATGCGCAAGGAGCTGGTGTTCTATCGGGCGCCCGAGGAATTGCCGGCAGGCACGCGCCTCAAGACGGTGGTTGGCAATCCCGGAGCGATTGTGTTTATCGTTCTGTGCATCGTGCTGATGATTGCGGCGTTGTTTAACGTATAA
- a CDS encoding D-alanine--D-alanine ligase family protein, translating to MRKQRVVVLYGGRADEHSISCLSAAGVLKAMDTERFEPIPIAITKAGEWVMGGTDPRDFEVADGAMPVAEGTEANEAVKPVVLDMSRGNNGFYVREKNGKLTSLGYVDVVFPVLHGPYGEDGTVQGLLEMMGVPYVGCGVFASSACMDKAFTKIILSEAGIPVAPGVTFDTRDFDASDEFKNDAAEAMKSIKSAKLRYPLFVKPSRAGSSFGVTKLEREGDTEELAAALFEASHHDWKVLVEQGIDGHEIECAVLNPVAGEEPKCALPGEIVLDRRGADDDQFYDFDSKYTDSEASHVEVPANLPDETLKRAQEVAVRAFKAIDGAGLSRVDTFVTPRGEVMVNEINTIPGFTPISMYPKAWEATGVSYTELITRLVEGVVR from the coding sequence ATGCGTAAGCAGCGTGTGGTGGTTTTGTATGGTGGCAGAGCGGACGAGCATTCGATTTCCTGCCTTTCTGCGGCTGGAGTTTTGAAGGCGATGGATACCGAACGGTTCGAGCCGATTCCCATTGCCATCACCAAGGCCGGCGAGTGGGTGATGGGCGGCACCGATCCCCGCGATTTCGAAGTTGCCGACGGCGCGATGCCCGTGGCCGAGGGGACGGAAGCGAATGAGGCCGTCAAACCGGTCGTTCTCGATATGTCCCGCGGCAATAATGGCTTCTATGTTCGCGAGAAGAACGGCAAGCTCACTTCGCTGGGTTATGTCGATGTGGTATTTCCCGTTTTGCACGGTCCGTACGGTGAGGACGGCACGGTGCAAGGCCTGCTCGAGATGATGGGTGTGCCGTATGTCGGCTGTGGGGTTTTCGCATCGTCCGCTTGCATGGACAAGGCATTCACCAAGATTATTTTGAGCGAGGCCGGCATTCCGGTGGCTCCCGGTGTGACCTTCGATACCCGCGATTTCGACGCGTCCGACGAGTTCAAGAACGATGCTGCAGAAGCAATGAAAAGTATCAAGTCAGCTAAGCTGCGTTATCCTCTGTTTGTCAAGCCTTCCCGCGCCGGTTCGAGTTTCGGCGTGACCAAATTGGAACGTGAGGGGGATACGGAAGAACTCGCTGCGGCGCTTTTCGAGGCGTCGCACCACGACTGGAAGGTGTTGGTGGAGCAGGGCATCGACGGCCACGAGATCGAGTGCGCTGTGCTCAACCCGGTTGCCGGCGAGGAGCCGAAGTGCGCATTGCCCGGCGAGATCGTGCTCGACCGCCGTGGCGCCGACGACGACCAGTTCTACGATTTCGACAGCAAATACACTGATTCCGAAGCCTCGCACGTTGAGGTTCCGGCGAATCTGCCCGATGAGACGTTGAAGCGTGCGCAGGAAGTCGCGGTTCGAGCGTTCAAGGCCATTGACGGGGCTGGGCTTTCGCGTGTGGATACGTTCGTGACCCCGCGCGGTGAAGTGATGGTCAATGAAATCAACACCATCCCTGGATTCACCCCAATTTCCATGTACCCGAAGGCTTGGGAAGCTACCGGCGTGAGTTATACAGAACTGATTACCAGGCTCGTCGAAGGTGTGGTACGGTGA
- a CDS encoding NAD(P)H-dependent glycerol-3-phosphate dehydrogenase, with the protein MKVTVLGAGAWGTAFGQVLADAGNDVTMWGREPEIVAGIRDRHYNGVRLPSVKCLPDNMTATGDRAEAVSQAQIVVVAIAAQHAREALELFAPLIKPNAIVVSLMKGIERTTGKRMDEVVREALGGLPAQRFAAISGPNLSKEVADRQPSATVVACENIDNAKIVAEACKTPYFKAFVTTDVIGVEMCGSLKNVVALAVGMARGAGYGENTAAMVETRGLAELVGLGKAAHAEAKTFHGLAGVGDLIATCGSPLSRNYTFGANLGRGMSVEEATKVSNGVAEGVPTTEAVVRMGAQLGVQTPLASAMDDVLKHGLTCEQMLHELVKGDITEE; encoded by the coding sequence ATGAAGGTGACAGTACTCGGGGCAGGCGCTTGGGGAACGGCGTTCGGCCAAGTGCTTGCGGACGCAGGCAACGACGTGACGATGTGGGGGCGTGAGCCGGAAATCGTCGCAGGCATCCGCGACCGCCATTACAACGGGGTGCGACTTCCGAGCGTCAAGTGTCTTCCTGACAATATGACCGCCACCGGCGATCGGGCGGAAGCGGTGAGCCAGGCGCAGATTGTCGTCGTTGCCATTGCGGCCCAGCATGCGCGTGAGGCGTTGGAGCTTTTTGCACCGTTGATCAAGCCCAACGCCATCGTAGTGTCGTTGATGAAAGGCATCGAGCGTACTACTGGAAAGCGCATGGATGAAGTGGTGCGTGAGGCCTTGGGGGGTCTGCCGGCGCAGCGTTTTGCCGCCATTTCCGGCCCAAATCTGAGCAAGGAGGTCGCTGACCGTCAGCCCAGCGCAACGGTGGTGGCCTGCGAAAATATCGACAATGCCAAAATCGTCGCGGAAGCCTGTAAAACCCCGTATTTCAAAGCGTTTGTCACCACTGACGTCATCGGTGTGGAAATGTGCGGATCACTTAAAAACGTCGTGGCGCTCGCGGTTGGTATGGCACGGGGCGCAGGCTACGGCGAAAATACTGCCGCAATGGTCGAGACGCGTGGCTTGGCGGAACTCGTGGGGCTTGGCAAGGCGGCCCACGCTGAAGCCAAGACCTTCCATGGCCTTGCAGGGGTTGGCGACCTGATTGCCACCTGTGGATCGCCCCTGAGCCGCAACTACACTTTCGGTGCGAACCTTGGCCGTGGCATGAGTGTTGAGGAAGCAACGAAAGTCAGCAACGGCGTGGCCGAAGGTGTGCCCACGACGGAGGCTGTGGTTCGTATGGGCGCTCAGCTTGGCGTGCAGACCCCGCTGGCCAGCGCGATGGACGATGTCTTGAAGCACGGCCTGACCTGCGAACAGATGCTCCACGAGCTGGTGAAAGGCGACATCACCGAAGAATAG
- a CDS encoding lysophospholipid acyltransferase family protein: protein MTSKGKPSPRSSVLPLSDAQVELLGKRHRLVDPTQYFPTGPRKANTAEIEAQNPKGTKRLLDAVSKILRMHSKNYAWGLEHVPETGPFITAATHVTMYDVFIPMDALFHMGRRPRYMAKAEMSHWPVIGKWFMLVGMQPVPRRSGKAVEIEKESIDILTSGRPLTVWPEGTLSRDPLKWPMSLKDGVGIIALESSRRLGCQIPLYCSVTWGAASINHWWPWPRKNVVMCYDDVLDYGDLLKDMDSWGDEPPMELVTELTTRIRERMETIMAEIRGEEPPAEGYWDFRTMSRKPRRANS from the coding sequence ATGACTTCCAAAGGAAAACCGTCGCCGCGTTCGAGTGTTTTGCCTCTGAGCGATGCGCAAGTGGAGCTTCTGGGCAAGCGTCACCGTCTGGTGGATCCGACGCAATATTTCCCAACCGGGCCGCGCAAGGCGAACACTGCCGAAATCGAAGCGCAGAATCCGAAAGGCACCAAGCGGTTGCTTGACGCTGTGTCCAAGATTCTTCGAATGCATAGCAAGAATTACGCATGGGGGCTTGAACACGTCCCCGAAACCGGCCCGTTCATTACGGCCGCCACACATGTCACGATGTATGACGTCTTTATTCCTATGGATGCGCTGTTCCATATGGGTCGCCGTCCGCGTTATATGGCCAAAGCCGAGATGTCGCATTGGCCTGTCATCGGTAAATGGTTCATGCTGGTGGGTATGCAGCCGGTGCCGCGCCGCAGCGGTAAGGCCGTCGAAATCGAGAAGGAGTCCATTGATATTCTCACTTCCGGTCGTCCGCTGACAGTCTGGCCGGAAGGCACGCTTTCGCGCGATCCGCTCAAATGGCCGATGAGTCTTAAGGACGGAGTCGGCATCATCGCGCTTGAATCCTCGCGCCGGCTTGGCTGCCAGATACCGCTTTATTGTTCGGTGACGTGGGGCGCGGCGAGCATCAACCATTGGTGGCCGTGGCCGCGCAAGAACGTGGTGATGTGCTATGACGACGTGTTGGATTACGGCGACTTGCTCAAAGACATGGATTCTTGGGGTGATGAGCCGCCGATGGAACTGGTCACGGAGCTCACCACGCGCATCCGCGAACGGATGGAAACGATTATGGCCGAGATTCGCGGCGAAGAGCCTCCGGCCGAAGGTTATTGGGATTTCCGTACGATGAGCCGCAAGCCGCGTCGCGCAAATTCATAG
- a CDS encoding TetR/AcrR family transcriptional regulator codes for MARNAHPEVTRRRILDAAQKLFAAKGYENTSIQDILDELGDLSKGAIYHHFKSKLDILDAISDEDNKKSYAQYDALLQRKDLNGLQKIRELFLGTMTDQEHVERLKGTLPTANDPQNLSESIGAWTRTLPVGMRKLIDCGIEDGSIITDYPQEAAELLTLLMNIWFMPNFYPGTRNELRHRAQCLATICVSIGVPAITHDMIDKLADFYSQIQIQNSDNTTAKSDNKTKRLKIKRPSGNVS; via the coding sequence ATGGCACGCAATGCACATCCTGAAGTGACCAGGCGCCGCATACTGGACGCGGCGCAGAAGCTGTTCGCCGCTAAAGGCTACGAAAACACCTCGATCCAGGATATCCTTGATGAACTTGGCGACCTCTCCAAAGGCGCGATATATCACCATTTCAAATCCAAATTGGATATCCTGGACGCCATCAGCGACGAAGACAACAAAAAATCCTACGCCCAATACGACGCCCTTCTTCAACGCAAAGACCTGAACGGCCTGCAGAAAATCCGCGAACTTTTCCTCGGTACCATGACCGACCAGGAACATGTCGAAAGGCTCAAGGGCACGCTCCCCACAGCCAACGACCCGCAGAATCTCAGCGAAAGTATCGGCGCATGGACGCGCACGTTGCCGGTCGGTATGCGCAAACTCATCGATTGTGGCATCGAGGACGGTTCCATCATTACCGACTATCCGCAGGAGGCGGCAGAACTGCTCACGCTGCTGATGAATATCTGGTTCATGCCGAATTTCTACCCCGGCACCCGCAACGAGCTGCGACACCGTGCACAATGCCTGGCGACCATCTGCGTCTCTATCGGCGTGCCCGCGATTACGCACGACATGATTGACAAGCTCGCCGACTTTTACTCACAGATTCAAATTCAGAACTCCGATAACACTACTGCCAAAAGCGACAACAAAACCAAAAGATTGAAAATAAAGAGACCCTCAGGTAACGTTTCCTGA
- a CDS encoding MFS transporter, with protein MFGNTMLRFAMSMWVLDKTGSATVFATLLSVSIVPTILLMPFGGVVADRVNRRTMMVALDAVSGSIVLVATLAFGFMQAHTIVSIAMLLITLSALDALESPTVSASIPQMLGRKDTVLLRRAQAISSQVNSIMQIIPTFAGGALYALIGIRTMMAATTVCFFVTAGLECFIRLGTVHHHEAINGNKNELSSGKQTNPGRKSATAMFPGAVGMNDSKLSKFQNTKPTVRHHILKVFLADTRDAAAFLRANPTLLELVAVTAALNFFLNGVSSVGSPYIIRTALRFGADIYGYCDGIMSIVSLLDTLLTTALAAKLFMRQMPATIYASALCFAPIAVAFALPVSRWAKLVTFIVAFCLVTLSTDFTNIIATPTFMTLIPDELMGKIGAFISAASLCAAPLGQMTYGLLFDRLAVAPIMVGTGVCLAIGAFILTPMCKRFGHEEAAR; from the coding sequence TTGTTCGGTAACACCATGCTGCGCTTCGCCATGTCGATGTGGGTGCTCGACAAAACCGGCTCGGCCACCGTTTTTGCGACGCTGCTCTCCGTCTCCATCGTCCCGACCATTCTGCTTATGCCATTCGGCGGAGTTGTCGCCGACCGTGTCAACCGGCGGACTATGATGGTCGCGCTCGACGCCGTCAGCGGAAGCATCGTATTGGTTGCAACCCTCGCGTTCGGCTTTATGCAAGCCCATACCATCGTTTCAATCGCCATGCTGCTCATTACCCTTTCGGCGCTTGACGCGCTAGAATCCCCTACCGTCAGCGCGTCCATCCCCCAAATGCTCGGACGAAAAGACACTGTGTTGCTGCGACGGGCCCAAGCGATTTCCAGCCAGGTCAACTCCATCATGCAAATCATTCCCACCTTTGCAGGCGGTGCGCTATACGCCTTGATCGGCATCCGCACCATGATGGCCGCCACGACTGTCTGTTTCTTCGTCACCGCCGGATTGGAATGCTTCATCAGGCTCGGCACAGTACATCATCATGAAGCGATAAATGGAAATAAGAACGAACTATCATCAGGCAAACAAACCAACCCAGGTCGTAAATCTGCAACGGCGATGTTTCCTGGTGCAGTAGGAATGAACGATTCAAAATTATCAAAATTCCAAAACACTAAGCCAACTGTTCGCCATCATATCCTCAAAGTTTTTCTGGCCGACACCCGCGATGCCGCCGCGTTTCTCAGGGCCAACCCGACGCTGCTCGAACTCGTTGCCGTCACCGCCGCTCTCAACTTCTTCCTTAACGGGGTCTCGTCTGTGGGCTCGCCTTATATCATTCGTACGGCGCTGCGTTTCGGGGCCGACATCTACGGCTATTGCGACGGGATTATGAGTATTGTTTCGCTGCTTGACACCTTGCTGACCACCGCACTGGCCGCGAAACTATTCATGCGGCAGATGCCTGCAACTATTTACGCCTCAGCCCTCTGCTTCGCGCCGATCGCTGTGGCTTTCGCGCTGCCAGTGAGCAGGTGGGCGAAATTGGTCACGTTCATTGTCGCGTTTTGCCTGGTCACACTTTCCACCGACTTCACCAACATCATCGCCACTCCGACCTTTATGACACTGATTCCTGACGAGCTGATGGGCAAAATCGGCGCATTTATTTCAGCCGCCAGCCTTTGTGCGGCGCCGCTGGGCCAGATGACTTACGGTCTGCTTTTCGATCGTCTCGCAGTTGCGCCGATTATGGTCGGCACTGGCGTTTGCTTGGCAATTGGCGCATTCATCCTTACGCCGATGTGCAAAAGATTTGGGCATGAAGAAGCAGCAAGGTAG